The genome window ATTGTGTAATAACGGTTTGATTAAAAAACTGCTGTTCATAATTAATAGGATAACTGGTTTTGGCATTCAAATCATATTGTACAGCTGTTATTTTGGTCAAATCAGCATTTGACCAATAAAGAGCTGGATTTCCATCGCTGTTGAAACTATAGCCTGCAATTGTTGTAAGACTGGTGTCCGGCCTTGGAAATGAGTATTGACTGTTCAGAAACAAGGAACTGTTGTATTTTAGAATAGTAAGTGTTTCTTTATCGGAAGCAAACACAAACATATTATGGGTGATTGTGTTTGCTGCATTGATAATATGCCTGTATTCTTTGGATTTTTTTAGTTCTAATGGAAAAGCAGCTAAGACCGTCTGGCTTAAAAGAAACTGGCTTTGAATTAGTATAAAAAAAAGAAATATTCTTTTCATATGTTTTTTGCTTTTCAAATGAGTATTCGTTTTGAAAGAATCAACAAAAATTGTTCCATTTTATTTATGCCGTTTCTTGATTCATAATTTCTTGAAAATAATCTGCCATTTGTCCTACGTGCAGGGCATCCATCAATCCATGATGAACGTGGATTGACATAGGCATTTTTCTTTTTCCTTTTTTAGATAATGTCATTTTTCCAAAAGAAATTTTTGGACAGCTGTCTGGAATGGTCATATTGCGTGCGTGTGAAAGCGAAGTAAAATTCAGCCACGGAATTGACGAAAAATGAATGAGATTATCTTCTTTGAAATCTCTGGTTAACAGTCCTGCTGTATTTTGAATACGCTCGATTTCGGCCATTGCATTTTTTTCAAAAATCGCATAATCGGGGTGAAATTCTATCAAGGAAAATCCAAAAGTTCCATCAGTCCTTCCTATAGTCGCCGATGCATCAATCCTGTCATGTATGTAAATGTGAGTGTTGTCTATGCGGTATCTAAAACTTTCGAAAGTATTTACGGCTGACAGTGTTTTGTGTAAATAATAGATAAAAAATGAAGTGTCTAGTGCTTTGGAAACGGCATAGGCTTTGGTGCAGTCAATATTTATGCTTACCCCAAAAAAAGGCTCCTGCATTTGTTTAAAGAAAAGGAAATGTTCTTTTCTATTCCAATTATCTAGATTTAAAAGCGTTTTCAAAAAGTTATTTTTTTACAAAAATACAGTTTTTCTTTTAATCTGTTTTAGTTGAGAATTATAATAGTAATAGATCTTTCCTTAAGGATACAAAGCAAAAAAAGTCCTAAAATGATATCATTTTAGGACTTTTAAAAGTGGTTAAGTTAGCTTATTTTACTGTGAAAGTAACTTTTCTAACTAATTTTCTTGCTCCGTTAGATGTTTTATCTACTGAAGTGTCTTCTCCAGCAGAAATAACATTTACTCTTGATGCGTCTATTTTAGATTTTACAAAAATATCTTTTATTGTGTTTGCTCTCGCAGTAGATAGTTTGTCGTTATAAGCAGTTTTTCCTAATTCATCTGCATGACCAACAACATCAACAGTAGCAGATGGATTGTTTCTTAGGTAAGTAAGAACGAAATTGATACCGTCTGTTGAATCATTTGAAGGTATAGTTGAGTTATAATCAAAATAAGCACAGATATAACCTGAGTTGATTAACCTTTTAATTGATTCGTTATTTTTTGTAATAACAGTGCTTTCAGAATTATCTCCGTAAGTTCTA of Flavobacterium marginilacus contains these proteins:
- a CDS encoding chloramphenicol acetyltransferase, with the translated sequence MKTLLNLDNWNRKEHFLFFKQMQEPFFGVSINIDCTKAYAVSKALDTSFFIYYLHKTLSAVNTFESFRYRIDNTHIYIHDRIDASATIGRTDGTFGFSLIEFHPDYAIFEKNAMAEIERIQNTAGLLTRDFKEDNLIHFSSIPWLNFTSLSHARNMTIPDSCPKISFGKMTLSKKGKRKMPMSIHVHHGLMDALHVGQMADYFQEIMNQETA